The Ipomoea triloba cultivar NCNSP0323 chromosome 4, ASM357664v1 DNA segment AAAACCTAAATCTCCACCACAATATTTGAGGATTCAATTTGTAGAACAGTAATTTCTGCCTTaaacattggaaaaaaaaacaaaattatttccAAATTAGCTAGGCGGAGAATGGAGCCATTTTAGAAGCAAAATCCCctctctttattataataagagatatagatagatatagatataatttcaaaaaaaagatagatatagatatagtatagatagaagtatagattaccaatattacattacatatgattgcatgattttgaactTTAAAATAATCGCCATTATAAATGTCGACACTTTCTAAATTGCCGGCAAACACCCTAGGAAATGATATTTTTTCACCGAGCCCCATTTTTTCCCGCGCGTTCGGACCGAAGGGAGCTTATTTCCTTAAACAGTAATAACTCCGGAAAAGCGGAAAGCAGGGGGTGAAGTGCAATTAGGAAAGAGTAATATTACGAAGATCAGAACAGTAGATTGAAAAACAGCAATCTCAGAGTGGGACTAAATTGAGCGCGCCTATAATGCCAATTCGATCTAAATCTTGCTCTCATGGTTGTTAAAGAGCTAGGGTTTTCTCTTCTTGTCTCGATCTACTAGCTGTTTGGAGTTGAAATGGAGCAACCTAGCGAGCCTTGCAGTCATTCTGGAGATGGAACCTGCATGGGAGGTGCAGACCCTTTGGAAGTTCGATTTACTGATTTCTGCAAGGTTTCGTCTTCTCCTCAAAGTTTATTGTTTCCAATTAACCTCCTCAATCTGTTCGCGAAAAAatttcaactttattttttgcTCGGATTTGTAATGTTTAGCCTTTCTCACTCAGTATCCCGTCAAATGGATGCTTGCTTCTTTTCCCCTAATTGGCTTAATTGGTTTTAAGAGCTTTTCTTCTGACAAATAGAATGAATTGCGTATGGACGGGGGCGCTTTGGTTCAAGCAACCACACTCTTTAGTGACAGCAAAAATATTTTACTGAAAAATGTTTCTGCTATAGGAATCGGCACGGTATGCAATTGACCTATTCAAGTGAatcaatttgatatatttactttttacatTTTTGTTGGATGGTCAACAATTGGAATATGATTTTAGTTTTGGTCCGTCAAACTTTGATCAGCCCGAGGATGCGGAACGGTATTGGTTTGCTTTTGTTCTATTCTCTGTCAAAAAGTTGAATGAGAGGGAAGCAGATAATTCAAACCACAATACTGATGGATTTGGATTTAATTTATGCCAGGTTTTACGGGCTGCAAAGCTTAAGTATGTCTTCTTTTTCTACCCTTTGCTTTTGCTATTTTTCCATATGGACTGGTGCTTCTTGATCCTTATTGGATAACTTGTGCTGTACAGCATGGCAGACTTTTTCAAAGAACTTCCTCATTTCATTCTCAAGGTTGGTCCAATACTAAGCAACCTTTATGGTACAGATTGGGAGAAAAGACTTGAGGTAACCATTAGTGGATGCATATGTTCATTTTGCTAATCCTTAGTTTTATTCCATCTTATTGGAAGATTGAAAGGCCATTCTGATCATTATCTTTTCAATTAGGAGTTGCATTTTGAAGCCCATTCTCATTGCTTTTTCTTCTCCCATTTGTTTATCAGGCAAAGGAATTACAGACAAACTTTATGCACTTGAGCCATTTGAGCAAGTGGGTATTCTTCATATGTTCTTTTTCCACACCAATGGTTCTTTAGCTTATGGTTTTCCCCTGGTGGTTAGTTGTACAAAATCTTTTGCTCTAAGAAATAGATCAACTTTTGTATTTAGGGGAGCTATCGGACTATCACTTTTCTAGAAATTTAAATCCCTTCACTCTTCACTCTATTTTCTGGGGTTAAATAAATAGCCAAAGCAATATTTGACTATTTGAGACTATATTGTATTCATATTCTAATTTATTActctgattttttttatttttttttggggtgttggctcttaaaaattgtgttttatCATTTAGTATTTACTTCTTGTTAATATTTTGCACAAACGTAAGAAACAAACTTGTTCCTCCAATTTTTTGATGGACAACACCTTCCAATGAATTTATTGCTGCAATTTTGTCCACTTTTACAAAATCTTGCACTGCCAAATATTTATTTCATGAACATGGTCTGGTGTATAAATTGTTAATctacttttcatattttcaactatctataattataaaacacgaagcactaaaaaaaaaataaaaaccacttGAGTACTGTTATGTATGAAGTGCAAGCATTATGAGTGTTCAATCCTCTGGTTCAATAAATCCTACTATCTTGAAACATCTAGTTAAAGCCCTGGATTTGCACAATAGGAAAACTCCTTGTGGTAAAATGCTTCTTTTGTGAAATCTAGCAAATCAATCCTCTGCTAATgcttttgtaaaaattgttgaTCAAGGTATTACAAACGTGCATTTCAAGAGTTTTTCTTGACAAGTGATGCCAATGTAGACAACAACCCAACAAGTGCTAATTCTACTGGCAGCATTTCGGACTATCATCGATTTGGATGGTTGCTATTTCTTTCACTTCGCGTCCATGTGTATGGCCGCTATAAGGACCTTGTGACTTGCACAAACGGTTTACTTTCAGTGTTGGTTAGTTGCCTTTCTCATATAGTTAAAATTTTGTAAGTTATAGATTTAACTTTCTTTATAACATAATCTCATAATTGAAGTTGGAGGCTAAATTctattaagagttaattcttgATTTAGTTCTTGGCTATGGTGGCATTTCCCAATTTAGTTATTGACTCATAATTTGACTTAATTTTTCCCTTGCCTTTAGTAGACAGTAGTTGTGTCCAATTTAGTTCCCCGTCTACAAATTTGTCTCTCCTTCGTGAAAGAAATATTGGGGACTAAAAGGTAAATTCCCATCTCTCAATAGATTTCTTTTGTTACCAATTCCTTCTTTGACTCAATCAAATCTCCTTTCAACGCAATTAAACAGATCAATGAGGATTTGGGTGTTGAGCACTGTGCTGGAATTGAGCTGTTAGAGCAAAATGGCTGATTGGTAGATGTTAACTCCTGATGATTCTGCCATTTATGAGATATtcatttacctttcggtcctcAGATTTCACAGAGAGACAGAATTAGTCATAAAGGACGAAATTGGGAACAACCTGGCAAAATCAGATCAAATTATTACTCGAGGATTAAATTGGGAAGTGCTAccatagttgaggactaaattgcGAATGAATTCTTCTATTAAAGAAAGTAATTTGTGGAGTGATCAAGAACAAAATATTATGCAGATAAtattgaacaattttttttagtttgctattttattttttaagtaaaaagTTAATATACTATAAATGCATTATGAAACTTTTGACAGGCTATCTTGATAATTCATGTTCCTGTTCGTTTTAGACGTTTCAACTTCAATGAAACTACCCGCTTTGGTAAGTGTATCTGAATTTCAGAGCCTAACATAGGAATGGAGATATTTCTTGAGGTTATTTACTATTTCGGGTTCCAGGGGCACTCATGCTATTTTTGATTTATCTAATACATCTTCCTTAATAGTTATGAACGGAGACAAAGTAGACCTGTTTGCATCACTTTGCAAAATTTATGAGACATCAGAAGACGAGTTGAGGAAGACGATAGACAAAGTTAACAATCTTATAACAGAAAAGTTGAAGAAGAATTCTTGCTTGGCCACTGAGTGTCAGACTGACAACTTGAAGAATATTGATACAGGTTAATCTCTGACCATTGAACATCATAGACCTTTCAGATGATTTATGTGTCCTTCCTTTATCTTTACTATGTCTTGTACAGATGGTTTGATCTTCTTTGGTGACTTGATGGAAGAATCATCTTTGTCTTCTAACACTAGCATTTTAGAAAAAGATTATGACAACGCGATATGCAACAATGGTGAATTGGATGAGAGGATCTTTATCAACGAGGACGATTGCTTGCTTGCATTAGGGAGCTTATCTGGAGGTGCAATTAATATGTGTGGCATTAAGGTTTGTTCCAAAAAAATGTTGCTAATCTTGCTAAACAAATAGATCGTTGCAATCTTTCAATTCTTTAGTGGTTGTCTTTCTTGTAGAGGAAATTTGACTCCTTTGCATCTCCAACAAAGACAGTAATGAGCCCCCTATCTCCTTACCGATCTCCAGTGGCATCTCATAAGAACACTATTCGTGATAGTGGCTGCTCAAACATGGCTGCTACTCCTGTAAGCACAGCAATGTCAACTGCAAAGTGGCTACGCACTGTCATCTCTCCACTTCCGGCCAAGCCATCAGTGGAGCTGGAGAAATTCTTTTCATTGTGTGATAGGGATATAACAGCTGATGTGATACGGAGGGCTCAGATTATACTGGAGACTGTTTTTCCTTGTAGTGGACCAGCTGAGCATTGTTTGGCTGGAAGCCTGCAAAGCACTAACTTAATGGACAACACATGGGCTGAGCAACGTAGATCTGAGGCTCTGAAATTATATTACAGGGTCCTGCAAGCAATGTGCATAGCAGAATCTGAAATCTTACATGCAAAAAATTTAACTTCTTTGCTAACTAATGAGAGGTTTCATAGATGTATGCTTGCATGTTCAGCAGAACTAGTTCTTGCTACACATAAGACAGTAACTATGTTGTTTCCAGCAGTTTTGGAGAGAACAGGAATCACAGCTTTTGATCTTAGTAAGGTTATAGAGAGTTTTATTAGGCATGAGGATAGTCTTCCTCGAGAATTGAGACGACATTTGAATTCTCTGGAAGAAAGGCTTCTGGAGAAAATGGTATGGGAAAAGGGCTCTTCAATGTACAACTCTTTGACAATTGCAAGGCCAGCCCTTTCTGCTGAAATTAACCGTTTAGGCCTTCTGGCTGAACCAATGCCATCGTTGGATGCAATTGCATTGCACAGCAACTCATCTCCTGGAAGCTTACCCCCTGTACCTTCTTTACAGAAGCATGAAAGCTGTCCAGGTATTGGATACCTGATCTTTTTTGGAAGCATTTTGCATTACATAATATGACTGAACGTACTCCTAGTTAAACTGATGGCACTTTGTTGCTGCTGACAAATAAGAATGCTCTTTTGATCATTGAGTTATCAGTGTTGAAATATGTCTTTCTGTCATATAGCTGGTAATATGTCCTCTGGTAACACTTCATGTGGATATTTCCAGATCAGAATTGTGATATCAAGTCACCCAAAAGAGTATGCATTGAATATCGAAGTGTGTTGGTTGAGCGTAACTCCTTCACCTCACCTGTGAAAGATCGCCTTTTGGCGCTGAGTAATTTGAAACCAAAGGCTCCCCTACCTGTCTTGCAGTCTGCCTTTGCAAGGTACTATTACTAAACTACTATCCTCTATAACAGGACCATTATATGTTTCATGCAGACCTGCTCTTCAGTCTTTTGTCTTCTTAATGAAGGCgttgatatttatataattggCTAAGTGCAGCCCAACAAGGCCAAATCCGAGTGGTGGGGGAGAAACATGTGCAGAAACAGCTATAAATATATTCTTTGGCAAGGTATTTTTAGTCAAGTTcttatatgaattgatattcattGTGATGCACACAGTAATTCTGTTTATATTTGAGTCCCCTTCTCCAAATGGTCATCTGACTGTCAGCATTTCTGTCTTTTGGATGTTGCATATATtgtgtttctctctctctctctctctctctctttttccaCAAAAGTTTTTCACTTAATATGGTAGCTTATAGGAAACTTTGGTTGGTTTGTTAATATTATTGGTTCTTTTGAGAGTTCACAAATTTGATGGCTAATCTGCTTATTGTCTTTACTGCTATTGTGTGACAAATGTACTAATGAATATGTGCAGTCGAATTATATGGAAACCTCCATGTAAATTTTATGGTTTTTAACTTTGTCTTTGTTTGGTGAAAATGTTTCCCAAACTACTGTCTAATTTAGAAGTGCAAGACTAAattctttttcacttttttactaaaattaatGGTCTGTGTAGATTGTGAAGTTGGCTGCTGTCAGAATTAATGGCATGGTTGAAAGGCTACAGTTACCTCAGCATATAAGAGAGAATGTTTATTGTCTTTTCCAGAAGATCCTTAATCACCACACAACTCTGTTCGTCAACCGCCATATTGACCAAATCATTCTTTGCTGCTTTTATGGAGTGGCCAAGGTATTCTTTTTGCCAATTTCAAGTGCCATTTGAAAGCTAATGTTTAAGCATacttttatattcattatctTTCTTGTATCATGATGTGCAGATTTCACAACTTAACCTCACCTTCAAAGAAATTATATACAACTACAGAAAACAGCCACATTGCAAACCACAAGTTTTTCGTAGTGTTTACGTTGATTGGACATCAGCGCGCCGCAATGGGGTATGCTAGTATTTGTTTGCATTTTTGTTTTAGAGTTCTTTCTGAATACTGATCTTTTTTCAACCCTTAAAGCAGAAGATGGGTCCTGATCATGTTGATATCATCGCCTTTTACAATGAAATATTCATTCCTGATGTAAAGCCACTTCTAGTTGAACTAGCCCCAACTGGAGCAGCCCAAAAGAATAAAAACATTGCTGAAGCTACAAATAGTAATGATGGTAGGCTTCTTTATGGgtcatttttgttaaatatgttTCTTGGCTAAACCTTACATATCTTTTTTGCCCATTATGTGGTGGTATTTAACATTGCAATCTTTACCTTTCAATTCAAACCAGGTCAGTGCCCTATGTCACCAAAGACATCACCCTTTCCTAGTCTCCCTGACATGTCTCCAAAAAAAGTATCTGCAACACGTAATGTTTATGTCTCTCCACTGCGCTCATCTAAGGTTAGTGTGTTTCTTTTCTTGGAACTTGTAAACCTAATTCTACTTTTATCCCCTAGTATACTGACAATTGTAGATCTAATTCACgattttcaatttttacatGTTTTGCCCTCtactttcaaaatattttttacattgaCTCTAACATGTTTGAAATGCCATCACATATACAAAGGTGGAGTTTGGTGAGTAGAAATGCTTCGTTTCTTGACTCCTTTTCCACCTAGTCCCTACTTTATGCACACACCCCCAAATAACACTGGTTATCTGTGTTCTtcccaaataattttttttttccactcaTTTATAAGCATCATAGCTTTGCTAAAATTGAAACTATtgagtttattgcttgtgtCTCTTGGTATGCATGTGtttaatgtgtgtgtgtatatatatgtatatatatatatatatattttttttttttttaaatttaaaattgactccatcaaaatatacataattagGGTTATATTGAGCAATTGAAAATCAGCCTTACTTTTTTACATAACATTCTTTCTATTCTCACAAATATTAATGgtgatttaaaaattatgtatacaaattattatttgcacctatatatatagtattcaCCTTATTAGTGACTGTATGTGATTTGCTTGATATAatatatgagatttgattatgTTAAACGATGAAACTGTACTTCAACTGTGGAAAAGTTCTATATTCTGAATGATATACAAAATGTACAGGGAAGgtgtatttatataaaatattttaacaatacTCATAGTGACTTGAATATTCTATAAAAAAACCCTCCTAAGATGTTTTTCCTTGGGCATATACATATTGTTTACTTTTCTTAGTTATTCTTGcacttaaataatttaattttttacatttgaaaTGATCAATGATCACATCAAACTTTCAAAGCCAATGAAATTCACTCATGTTCTCTAAGTTTCTATCTTGTTCTTATTTTTCAAAAGGTTTTTTTCGTTATAATGTTTATGGTCATCTTTTATTCTTAGGAATGAGTTATTCCTAATCCTGGGAATGATATTCCCGGGAATGAGTTATTCctcttgcaaggggaataggtaTTCCAAGGAGGGGGCCTTGTATTAGGCTATTCCTCAGTATTTAGGAATAACCTATTTTCGTAATGTCTAATTTGCCTTGactatttttgttatataataaaaat contains these protein-coding regions:
- the LOC116016569 gene encoding retinoblastoma-related protein 1 isoform X2; protein product: MEQPSEPCSHSGDGTCMGGADPLEVRFTDFCKNELRMDGGALVQATTLFSDSKNILLKNVSAIGIGTVLRAAKLNMADFFKELPHFILKVGPILSNLYGTDWEKRLEAKELQTNFMHLSHLSKYYKRAFQEFFLTSDANVDNNPTSANSTGSISDYHRFGWLLFLSLRVHVYGRYKDLVTCTNGLLSVLAILIIHVPVRFRRFNFNETTRFVMNGDKVDLFASLCKIYETSEDELRKTIDKVNNLITEKLKKNSCLATECQTDNLKNIDTDGLIFFGDLMEESSLSSNTSILEKDYDNAICNNGELDERIFINEDDCLLALGSLSGGAINMCGIKRKFDSFASPTKTVMSPLSPYRSPVASHKNTIRDSGCSNMAATPVSTAMSTAKWLRTVISPLPAKPSVELEKFFSLCDRDITADVIRRAQIILETVFPCSGPAEHCLAGSLQSTNLMDNTWAEQRRSEALKLYYRVLQAMCIAESEILHAKNLTSLLTNERFHRCMLACSAELVLATHKTVTMLFPAVLERTGITAFDLSKVIESFIRHEDSLPRELRRHLNSLEERLLEKMVWEKGSSMYNSLTIARPALSAEINRLGLLAEPMPSLDAIALHSNSSPGSLPPVPSLQKHESCPDQNCDIKSPKRVCIEYRSVLVERNSFTSPVKDRLLALSNLKPKAPLPVLQSAFASPTRPNPSGGGETCAETAINIFFGKIVKLAAVRINGMVERLQLPQHIRENVYCLFQKILNHHTTLFVNRHIDQIILCCFYGVAKISQLNLTFKEIIYNYRKQPHCKPQVFRSVYVDWTSARRNGKMGPDHVDIIAFYNEIFIPDVKPLLVELAPTGAAQKNKNIAEATNSNDGQCPMSPKTSPFPSLPDMSPKKVSATRNVYVSPLRSSKMDTLISQGSKSYYACVGESTHAYQSPSKDLSAINNRLNAGGRKLRGALNFDDVDAGLVSDSLVANSLYLQNGNSGSSPCLAVKSEQPDS
- the LOC116016569 gene encoding retinoblastoma-related protein 1 isoform X1, which encodes MEQPSEPCSHSGDGTCMGGADPLEVRFTDFCKNELRMDGGALVQATTLFSDSKNILLKNVSAIGIGTPEDAERYWFAFVLFSVKKLNEREADNSNHNTDGFGFNLCQVLRAAKLNMADFFKELPHFILKVGPILSNLYGTDWEKRLEAKELQTNFMHLSHLSKYYKRAFQEFFLTSDANVDNNPTSANSTGSISDYHRFGWLLFLSLRVHVYGRYKDLVTCTNGLLSVLAILIIHVPVRFRRFNFNETTRFVMNGDKVDLFASLCKIYETSEDELRKTIDKVNNLITEKLKKNSCLATECQTDNLKNIDTDGLIFFGDLMEESSLSSNTSILEKDYDNAICNNGELDERIFINEDDCLLALGSLSGGAINMCGIKRKFDSFASPTKTVMSPLSPYRSPVASHKNTIRDSGCSNMAATPVSTAMSTAKWLRTVISPLPAKPSVELEKFFSLCDRDITADVIRRAQIILETVFPCSGPAEHCLAGSLQSTNLMDNTWAEQRRSEALKLYYRVLQAMCIAESEILHAKNLTSLLTNERFHRCMLACSAELVLATHKTVTMLFPAVLERTGITAFDLSKVIESFIRHEDSLPRELRRHLNSLEERLLEKMVWEKGSSMYNSLTIARPALSAEINRLGLLAEPMPSLDAIALHSNSSPGSLPPVPSLQKHESCPDQNCDIKSPKRVCIEYRSVLVERNSFTSPVKDRLLALSNLKPKAPLPVLQSAFASPTRPNPSGGGETCAETAINIFFGKIVKLAAVRINGMVERLQLPQHIRENVYCLFQKILNHHTTLFVNRHIDQIILCCFYGVAKISQLNLTFKEIIYNYRKQPHCKPQVFRSVYVDWTSARRNGKMGPDHVDIIAFYNEIFIPDVKPLLVELAPTGAAQKNKNIAEATNSNDGQCPMSPKTSPFPSLPDMSPKKVSATRNVYVSPLRSSKMDTLISQGSKSYYACVGESTHAYQSPSKDLSAINNRLNAGGRKLRGALNFDDVDAGLVSDSLVANSLYLQNGNSGSSPCLAVKSEQPDS